From Candidatus Thorarchaeota archaeon, the proteins below share one genomic window:
- the coaBC gene encoding bifunctional phosphopantothenoylcysteine decarboxylase/phosphopantothenate--cysteine ligase CoaBC: MKHTSKMITSSYSNSLVDKKIALCVTGSVAAVTTTSLARLLMRHGADVYCVMTNASREIIHPYLLEWATGNEVVTHLTGQIEHVTLAGKHPDKVDLVIISPSTANTIGKVANGIDDTPVTTTVSSAIGANIPTLVVPAMHQSMYDHPAVVENIERLRRMGIRVLSPRIEEGKAKIPTTETILEHAIQMATPNDINGHKFVITAGPTRAWIDSVRFLTNPSTGKMGIALAEEVCSRGADVDLIIGPTKEDTPSLANVVSIETPQEMLDAVMESLSTENANAFISAAAVLDYQPSQKVEGKLKSEKEERQIDLVATPKIIEKVRKAHGNLFIVGFKVEVGLEDEELEESAREKIESGVCNLMVANDAAKKGVAFGTDTNQVMLVGEEGFTQKTPKKSKRDIARIIIDEVIKRLE; this comes from the coding sequence ATGAAACACACTTCCAAAATGATTACATCTAGCTACAGCAATTCTCTTGTCGATAAGAAGATAGCTCTCTGTGTAACGGGTAGTGTTGCAGCAGTTACGACGACTTCTCTGGCCCGATTATTAATGCGTCATGGAGCAGACGTCTACTGTGTCATGACCAATGCATCCAGAGAGATCATTCACCCATATTTGCTGGAATGGGCTACCGGTAACGAGGTAGTTACCCATCTGACAGGACAAATAGAGCATGTAACGCTAGCAGGAAAACATCCAGATAAAGTAGACTTAGTTATCATCTCTCCTTCTACTGCAAACACTATCGGCAAGGTAGCCAACGGTATTGACGATACACCGGTTACCACAACTGTTTCTTCTGCAATTGGGGCAAATATACCCACACTAGTAGTTCCGGCAATGCACCAGTCGATGTATGATCATCCAGCTGTAGTAGAAAATATAGAAAGGCTCAGGAGAATGGGAATCAGGGTACTATCTCCACGGATTGAAGAGGGCAAGGCCAAAATCCCCACAACTGAAACTATACTGGAACACGCAATTCAAATGGCCACTCCCAATGATATCAATGGTCACAAGTTTGTCATAACTGCAGGACCGACAAGAGCTTGGATTGATAGTGTCCGTTTTCTCACCAATCCCTCGACAGGGAAAATGGGGATTGCTTTGGCAGAGGAAGTGTGTTCACGGGGAGCAGATGTTGATTTGATTATTGGGCCCACGAAAGAAGATACTCCATCCCTTGCTAATGTAGTGTCAATTGAGACGCCCCAAGAAATGCTAGATGCAGTCATGGAATCGCTTTCAACTGAAAACGCCAATGCGTTCATATCTGCTGCTGCTGTCCTGGACTATCAACCAAGTCAGAAAGTAGAAGGGAAGTTGAAATCAGAAAAGGAAGAACGTCAAATTGACCTTGTTGCTACTCCAAAGATAATCGAGAAGGTGCGAAAGGCACATGGCAATCTATTCATAGTGGGCTTTAAGGTTGAAGTTGGTCTCGAGGATGAGGAGCTGGAGGAAAGTGCCCGGGAGAAGATTGAATCAGGTGTCTGTAATCTAATGGTTGCAAACGATGCCGCTAAGAAAGGCGTTGCCTTTGGAACAGACACGAATCAAGTCATGCTGGTTGGAGAAGAGGGATTTACTCAGAAAACCCCCAAGAAGAGCAAAAGGGACATCGCTCGAATCATCATTGATGAAGTAATCAAAAGGCTTGAGTAG
- a CDS encoding roadblock/LC7 domain-containing protein encodes MNNAIKNFETTPGIQGAALVSLDGLMISAALPESEQERVAAISAAMLSLGEKATRELDRGNLMEIYVKGDKGYTLMTSVGDSALLLVLAKADAQLGLIFVDMQRMAESLADVL; translated from the coding sequence ATCAATAACGCCATAAAGAATTTCGAGACTACGCCAGGAATTCAGGGAGCTGCCCTTGTATCACTTGATGGTCTCATGATATCAGCTGCGCTTCCCGAAAGTGAACAAGAGCGAGTCGCAGCGATAAGTGCTGCCATGCTTTCCCTAGGTGAAAAAGCCACACGAGAACTAGATCGGGGAAATCTGATGGAAATCTATGTCAAAGGTGACAAAGGTTACACTTTGATGACGTCAGTTGGTGATAGTGCATTGTTGCTTGTTCTGGCCAAGGCTGATGCCCAGCTTGGGCTCATCTTTGTAGATATGCAACGAATGGCTGAAAGTCTAGCTGATGTATTGTAG